One window of the Cryptococcus gattii WM276 chromosome E, complete sequence genome contains the following:
- a CDS encoding ribosomal protein L2, putative (Similar to TIGR gene model, INSD accession AAW43529.1): MPSLHRPALSAARALAQRRVAAARIPSAVAAARLYSTDTQKADEKQQMMFGGPPPTKKDEGAILKRYTGPGFPFIPSLRHVVYPYHPHLHKGGPVKELTIPLRRKGGRSSLTGQIVTRHRGGGHKRRIRIVDFHRRASGEHDVIRIEYDPGRSAHIALIKKRGSTSTLSAEQAEESLAEGGYDNEAVKSGWSYIIAPVGLRAGDVVVSYRSGIPERLIQECDMTSSMYGSSTLSNNGTDVISPPPRKSLATDTPEMRRALGMLRTITLKPGNVLPLYLIPPGMQVHNISLTVDGRMQLCRSAGTFGQVVSHQGSDGRSIGGSDVLTMGGGFDEQGNRVPKNGFVLVKLQSGEVRKLDPGCVATIGVVSNKEHQFRQLGKAGRNRWLGRRPHVRGAAMNAVDHAHGGGRGKSKGNKHPRSIYGTLQHVRTRRPKDKDGNKAVVTERPRGKQTAAKH, from the exons ATGCCCTCCCTGCACCGCCCCGCCCTCTCGGCCGCACGTGCTCTTGCGCAGCGCAGAGTGGCGGCCGCACGGATCCCCAGCGCCGTTGCAGCGGCCCGCCTCTACTCGACCGACACGCAAAAGGCCGACGAAAAACAACAAATGATGTTCGGCGGCCCCCCCCCCACGAAAAAGGACGAGGGCGCAATACTGAAGCGGTACACCGGTCCAGGCTTCCCCTTCATTCCC TCCCTCCGGCATGTCGTCTACCCGTACCACCCCCACCTCCACAAGGGCGGCCCCGTCAAGGAACTCACCATACCCCTCCGTCGTAAAGGTGGCCGAAGCAGTCTCACAGGCCAGATCGTCACCCGTCACCGAGGTGGTGGACACAAGCGTCGAATCCGTATCGTCGATTTCCACCGTCGTGCTTCCGGCGAGCACGATGTTATCCGCATCGAGTATGACCCGGGAAGATCTGCCCACATCGCCCTCATCAAGAAACGGGGCTCCACTTCTACCTTGAGCGCGGAGCAGGCAGAGGAGAGTTTGGCCGAGGGTGGTTACGACAACGAAGCCGTCAAGAGCGGCTGGAGCTATATCATTGCTCCTGTAGGATTGAGAGCTGGCGACGTTGTCGTTTCTTACCGAAGTGGCATACCGGAAAGGTTGATCCAAGAATGTGACATGACGTCCTCCATGTACGGCAGCTCTACGCTTTCCAACAACGGAACCGACGTCatctctcctcctccccgTAAATCTCTAGCGACCGACACCCCAGAAATGCGCCGTGCGCTTGGTATGCTCCGTACCATCACTCTCAAACCCGGAAACGTCCTTCCCCTCTATCTCATCCCTCCTGGTATGCAAGTGCACAACATCTCCCTTACCGTTGACGGCAGGATGCAACTCTGTCGATCAGCGGGTACTTTTGGCCAGGTCGTCTCTCACCAAGGCAGCGACGGTCGATCCATCGGTGGTTCCGATGTTCTCACAATGGGCGGTGGTTTTGATGAGCAAGGTAACAGGGTGCCCAAAAACGGTTTCGTGTTGGTCAAATTGCAAAGTGGTGAAGTGAGAAAGTTGGACCCTGGATGTGTCGCCACCATCGGTGTGGTTAGCAA CAAAGAGCACCAGTTCCGACAACTCGGTAAGGCCGGTCGAAACCGCTGGCTCGGTCGTCGACCTCACGTCCGTGGTGCGGCCATGAACGCCGTCGACCACGCCCATGGTGGTGGTCGAGGTAAGAGTAAGGGTAACAAGCACCCCAGGAGTATCTACGGTACATTGCAGCACGTCAGGACGAGGAGGCCCAAGGACAAGGACGGAAACAAGGC TGTTGTTACCGAACGACCAAGAGGAAAGCAGACAGCGGCCAAGCACTAG
- a CDS encoding uncharacterized protein (Similar to TIGR gene model, INSD accession AAW43531.1) has translation MAIVLAKARHESIALPHILLILSAGAMILYLQPLKSLLTAFVPLSRPSLGYALVLLSSIALTLGLWPALHIPFRFMYNCFLKPFLHHGSGDQKNHLEAFYAGQADLYDTTRSHLLKGRETMLQLLAAHLKAQPVVRLPVAAAPAKPKIWVDLGGGTGWNIEKMDEYLPLTYFDAIYIIDLCEPLLEVARARIKARGWKNVHVLCQDASRFVLPEWETGAIPPFYQVLDRCDQVLDPQRGLMGVVDFYASRETGSKERAIGTASKRVSWFSKWFWECWFDLDGVHLHGSRRDYLEYKMGTIKTYNARNNFLNTWFIQIPYYVFLGCSRQRDASASAKSFTLEAGNRLGQSDLGLLTPTSPFTNSPSIFGSPSPMLEMPELVLGPSATQATQTIFEVGAPLSPFHYHLRKAWRVPYLEEKIHEQFRTHIYGWTWEDPAVDVKKLNINKDDHILAITSAGDNVLHYALTAKPARIHAVDMNPCQGHILELKLAAIQALEYNDFWLIFGEGRHPEFDKLLTTKLSPFLSSGWALRLAQIAFFIAGVRGDVKRLCKATSTAEQERIWQKKIRPIFLNKVMVKLFLGNPLFNWHALGVPQNQMNCFLQDGSVEDYVKATLDPIPTLSTLKDDNYFFLLCLNGRYTRTSCPAFLKPEGFKALKNSKSTDAFKLHTDTILNVLRGLPDESLTKIIVMDSMDWFDPIPPSTSLPQRDSTALDTLQMTPEKALEHLRAELDYEILEMKRVLKVGGIAVWRSAAKRPWYRQRFEAAGFKVQPIDIRENQEAIDRVNMYASFWKAVKVGE, from the exons ATGGCTATCGTCCTTGCCAAGGCTCGCCACGAGTCTATCGCGTTACCGCACATTCTGCTCATTCTTTCTGCCGGAGCGATGATCCTCTATCTACA ACCACTCAAATCTCTGCTCACCGCCTTTGTCCCTCTTTCCAGACCTTCCTTGGGCTATGCTCTCGTACTCCTCTCGTCTATTGCCCTTACCCTTGGCCTCTGGCCAGCCTTGCATATTCCGTTCAGGTTCATGTACAATTGCTTCCTCAAGCCCTTTTTACATCATGGGAGTGGAGACCAGAAGAACCACCTCGAGGCGTTTTATGCCGGGCAAGCCGATTTATACGATACGACACGCTCGCACCTCCTCAAGGGGAGAGAGACCATGCTTCAGCTGTTGGCTGCCCATCTCAAAGCTCAGCCAGTTGTGAGGCTTCCCGTTGCTGCTGCTCCGGCTAAACCAAAGATATGGGTAGATTTGGGAGGTGGTACCGGTTGGAACATTGAAAAGAT GGATGAGTATCTTCCACTGACCTACTTTGATGCGATATACATCATCGACCTATGTGAACCCCTTTTGGAAGTAGCAAGGGCCAGAATCAAGGCAAGGGGATGGAAGAATGTCCATGTTTTGTGCCAAGATGCTAGTCGATTTGTCTTGCCAGAATGGGAGACTGGGGCA ATACCCCCATTTTACCAGGTTCTGGATAGATGTGATCAAGTGCTTGATCCCCAAAGAGGATTGATGGGCGTTGTCGACTTTTATGCTTCACGAGAAACAGGTAGCAAAGAACGC GCCATTGGTACAGCAAGCAAACGTGTATCTTGGTTCTCGAAATGGTTCTGGGAATGCTGGTTCGATCTTGATGGTGTTCATCTCCACGGGTCCCGACGAGATTACTTGGAATACAAAATGGGTACTATCAAGACTTACAATGCGCGAAACAACTTTTTGAACACCTGGTTCATACAAATCCCCTA TTATGTCTTTCTGGGTTGCTCACGCCAAAGGGATGCTTCTGCATCTGCCAAATCGTTTACGTTGGAAGCTGGCAACCGTCTCGGCCAGAGCGATCTCGGCCTCCTCACCCCTACCTCGCCTTTTACCAACTCGCCATCCATATTTGGCTCACCTTCACCTATGCTAGAGATGCCAGAATTAGTCCTAGGACCGAGTGCGACACAGGCGACTCAAACTATTTTTGAAGTTGGTGCGCCTCTCAGCCCATTTCACTATCATTTGAGAAAG GCGTGGAGGGTACCTTACCTTGAAGAAAAAATCCACGAGCAATTCAGGACTCACATTTACGGATGG ACTTGGGAAGATCCAGCGGTTGACGTCAAGAAATTGAATATCAACAAGGATGATCACATCCTTGCCATCACCTCTGCAGGAGACAATGTGCTTCACTATGCCTTGACTGCTAAACCTGCAAGGATCCACGCCGTCG ATATGAACCCGTGCCAAGGTCACATATTAGAGCTCAAACTTGCAGCTATTCAGGCATTGGAATACAATGATTTTTGGCTCATCTTTGGTGAAGGCCGTCATCCCGAGTTCGACAAACTTTTGACTACCAAGCTATCTCCATTCTTGTCTTC CGGCTGGGCTCTCCGTCTCGCCCAGATAGCATTCTTTATTGCCGGTGTTAGAGGCGACGTCAAGCGCTTGTGTAAGGCGACGTCTACAGCTGAACAGGAAAGGATCTGGCAAAAAAAGATTAGACCCATCTTCTTGAACAAGGTAATGGTCAAATTGTTTCTCGGGAATCC ACTCTTCAATTGGCATGCTTTGGGTGTTCCACAAAATCAGATGAATTGCTTCTTACAGGATGGGAGCGTGGAAGATTACGTCAAAGCGACGTTGGATCCCATTCCAACGCTTTCTACTCTCAAG GATGACAACTatttcttcctcctttgcTTGAACGGGAGGTACACCAGGACTTCATGTCCCGCTTTCCTTAAACCTGAAGGGTTCAAAGCTCTCAAAAACAGCAAAAGTACCGATGCGTTCAAACTGCACACGGATACTATTCTCAA CGTTTTGAGAGGCCTTCCTGATGAGTCGCTCACCAAAATCATCGTCATGGATTCTATGGACT GGTTCGATCCTATTCCACCTAGCACTTCACTTCCTCAAAGAGACTCTACTGCATTAGATACGCTTCAAATGACTCCCGAGAAAGCACTCGAACACCTCCGTGCTGAATTGGACTATGAAATACTCGAAATGAAAAGGGTGTTGAAGGTTGGGGGTATAGCCGTTTGGCGAAGTGCAGCCAAGAGGCCGTGGTATAGACAGAGATTCGAAGCTGCTGGTTTCAAGG TACAACCGATAGATATTCGCGAGAATCAAGAGGCCATAGATCGCGTCAACATGTACGCTAGCT TCTGGAAAGCTGTAAAGGTAGGAGAGTAA
- a CDS encoding uncharacterized protein (Similar to TIGR gene model, INSD accession AAW43919.1) translates to MTTPGDDRLSSRDVSYSDSTWTHEPATRSRSLVLPSSDKTTGAAGMHVAKPAPKRWSDHKPRRKPSKDTPGRPPSRTSRGGGRSPSLGSHLSARSDGGHGFPNGLAARGRTASSRSQYDLAARPNRQDSMSSPDSRPVDGNRHSGERTSSPEGTSKDKGKGKEAAQVKDKDADDRQEEQQPSTANTLVESLGLGGLNIKNISLNTDQIHSLLSDSDLASAIRMVNGNNAISPRIPAIDPYNHATPPASATTDPPRHVSPYLVSAPPPLTKDSPTSRSYGRERAVSAVSSIGSVTATPSTTWSPRFRSTSDAVPYDAHGLGNPRPRSASRASMSTDMHGGHIPFTHHLPMVPQEADEEEDNNYDEVSSQTHSGTVEGVQPVREQSLLWEDSKATKKEEKKKKKGKSALSNLFHFGRQRGSNGNGTEGERTPKVKEKEHHWRAADWHSEEHARDREAREREEEMRRIEWEKRQEEIMQERRYRALTQVAAHPHAERLAYRTGAHLRAYYQHVYDCLENPPRLNFTKMLRWLTETDRQNALRAQYYASHHEHDVNHHTHERSNNSSSRVNLGSSQRSVGSGRTRSVSSHRQSLRDDVSSPQKQVPDLVIPRRGWKYTVEDIQAFRDSGGVVNYFVPPRQIHSYNDEVEEEEEEWSASPQTIANRVEHDLNQNYVGRRTATPQSQSKDLYDHSRDDNSSAAGSSKKGHPHDFSLRTPNNTASNVSLVDMEQGMRETNLSRSTSFDTGGDKSASGKGDHRVSHRTHQSLGGVGHSSLSHALKQPFGKLSSVTKKQRTMPHFHPYGADRDRDHGRENGQTNDFAASSDRPGGVALSRSFPSAQRAGLVSRDSLGSVTNKSNMNQARNNVNRLKEPSFFKRHGLAGHESMTTDEEGSRLKLFIKGTRKIGFDDHKKRLDKNLAECRDEELKEAERIYAREQQFKNNQVQEEEEKAKVTKEEEAALKRILDLEKDIYQDRAQRLATVKDRLAVVNSNIHVIDESIRQYLIQIDFARDEAKIGMGLEADWSLVEPLRSKYTRRRRSIDLADDANGELRDTVPPLRSFDSGDSDSDGRRRPQSAPIVRRARSRSNSRSGPGQMPKRTLSLHNSIAMHHIDPLQARHHPRRTYLAPDGLTRVDPVRHVELMIAFGKKQEKEVGKEKDDMAKQMEKMIGQIEAMIRQKEEVRHWVADVLERAKTQLERLRVQENSFLDLVHFARQRDQLVDSTTKALGFTIRVAWYVFQWIKLPCKIIKILFHPIWFIATLIFSVLRLPWMALKLVVGNDSLNAADAASEDLAVGRQRRRRAISILWLTGCALSCVIAVFFWYYGTDG, encoded by the exons ATGACCACCCCGGGCGACGACAGGCTCTCGAGCAGAGACGTCTCGTACAGCGACTCGACATGGACGCATGAACCCGCAACGCGATCGCGCAGCCTCGTGCTCCCGTCCTCCGACAAGACAACAGGCGCCGCCGGAATGCACGTGGCCAAGCCTGCGCCAAAGCGGTGGTCGGACCATAAACCCAGGCGGAAACCGTCGAAAGACACGCCGGGCCGGCCTCCGTCGAGGACGTCTCGAGGCGGCGGCAGATCACCGTCGTTGGGATCACACCTCTCTGCGCGTTCGGACGGCGGTCATGGTTTCCCAAACGGTTTGGCTGCCCGCGGCCGTACAGCGTCGTCCCGCTCGCAGTATGACCTGGCCGCTCGACCGAATCGCCAAGATTCCATGTCGTCTCCTGATTCCAGACCTGTAGACGGGAACAGACATAGTGGCGAGAGGACAAGCAGCCCGGAAGGTACATCAAAGGACAAGGGGAAAGGTAAAGAAGCGGCTCAAGTGAAGGACAAGGATGCCGATGACAGGCAAGAGGAACAACAGCCGAGCACGGCAAACACCCTTGTCGAAAGTCTGGGTCTAGGTGGTCTCAATATCAAGAATATATCGCTCAATACCG ACCAAATACACAGTCTTCTCAGTGACTCTGACCTTGCATCGGCAATACGCATGGTGAATGGCAACAATGCCATATCCCCACGCATACCTGCCATCGATCCGTACAACCACGCAACACCCCCAGCTTCAGCCACAACCGATCCCCCACGCCATGTCTCCCCGTACCTCGTCTCAGCCCCTCCTCCTCTAACCAAAGATTCCCCCACTTCCCGGTCGTATGGTCGTGAGAGGGCCGTTTCTGCGGTTAGCAGTATCGGCTCAGTGACGGCCACGCCGAGTACCACCTGGTCCCCGCGTTTTCGATCGACGTCCGACGCCGTCCCGTACGACGCACATGGTCTCGGTAACCCACGGCCGCGATCAGCGTCGAGGGCGAGCATGTCGACCGATATGCATGGCGGCCATATCCCGTTTACACATCACTTACCAATGGTGCCGCAAGAAGcggatgaagaggaagataaCAACTATGATGAGGTGAGCTCGCAGACGCATTCAGGGACGGTGGAGGGTGTCCAGCCGGTTCGTGAGCAGAGTTTGTTGTGGGAAGACAGTAAGGCGAcgaagaaggaggagaagaagaagaagaaggggaagagtGCGTTGAGTAATTTGTTTCACTTTGGCCGGCAGCGAGGTAGTAATGGCAACGGCACGGAGGGCGAACGCACACCAAAAGTCAAGGAAAAAGAGCATCACTGGAGAGCAGCAGATTGGCATTCGGAAGAACATGCCAGAGATCGGGAAGCGCGcgagagagaagaggagatgcGAAGGATTGAATGGGAGAAGCGGCAAGAAGAGATTATGCAAG AGCGAAGATATCGTGCTCTCACTCAAGTCGCAGCTCATCCACATGCCGAACGTCTAGCCTATCGGACAGGTGCTCACCTCCGTGCATACTACCAGCATGTCTATGATTGTCTCGAAAACCCGCCACGTCTCAATTTCACAAAGATGCTTCGTTGGTTGACGGAAACAGACAGGCAAAATGCGCTTCGTGCTCAATACTATGCGTCGCATCACGAACATGATGTCAATCATCATACGCACGAGAGGAGTAATAACTCTTCATCCCGAGTCAACCTCGGTAGTTCACAGCGATCTGTAGGGAGCGGTCGTACCCGTTCCGTCTCGTCCCATCGACAATCCCTTCGCGACGACGTATCATCGCCTCAAAAACAGGTCCCAGACCTCGTCATCCCCCGTCGTGGCTGGAAATATACTGTGGAGGATATACAAGCGTTTAGAGATTCGGGCGGTGTGGTCAATTACTTTGTGCCCCCTAGACAAATACATTCCTATAACGACgaggttgaagaagaagaagaagaatggtCGGCATCGCCTCAAACGATTGCGAATCGCGTCGAGCACGATTTGAATCAAAACTACGTTGGACGGCGAACGGCGACTCCTCAAAGCCAGTCAAAAGACCTTTATGATCATTCGCGGGATGATAACAGTTCCGCAGCTGGGAGCAGCAAAAAAGGTCACCCCCATGATTTTTCACTGAGAACCCCGAATAATACGGCGTCGAATGTATCCTTGGTCGATATGGAGCAAGGTATGCGTGAGACAAACTTGTCCAGGTCGACGTCGTTTGATACTGGTGGAGATAAATCAGCCTCGGGGAAAGGAGACCATCGG GTATCGCATCGCACTCATCAAAGTCTTGGTGGTGTCGGCCATTCGTCTCTTAGTCATGCCCTCAAACAACCCTTTGGGAAGCTCAGCAGCGTTACCAAGAAGCAGCGTACCATGCCCCACTTTCATCCATACGGGGCTGACCGTGATCGTGACCATGGGCGTGAAAACGGTCAGACCAATGACTTTGCTGCCTCTTCCGACCGCCCTGGTGGTGTTGCTTTATCACGATCATTCCCATCTGCACAACGGGCTGGACTCGTGAGCAGAGATTCATTAGGATCTGTGACAAACAAGAGCAACATGAATCAGGCTCGCAATAATGTTAACCGCCTCAAGGAGCCGTCGTTTTTCAAGCGACACGGCCTTGCTGGGCACGAGTCCATGACTACCGACGAGGAAGGTAGTCGGCTCAAGTTGTTCATTAAAGGTACTCGTAAGATTGGGTTTGATGATCACAAGAAGCGGCTCGATAAGAATTTGGCCGAGTGTAGAGATGAGGAGTTGAAAGAAGCAGAAAGGATTTATGCTAGGGAACAGCAGTTTAAGAATAATCAGGTacaggaagaggaagaaaaggcaaaggtcacaaaggaagaagaggccGCTTTGAAAAGGATTTTGGATTTGGAAAAGGATATTTATCAGGACCGGGCACA ACGTCTGGCGACTGTCAAAGACCGTCTGGCTGTTGTTAATTCCAACATCCACGTCATTGACGAATCTATTCGCCAGTATCTTATTCAGATTGATTTTGCTAGGGATGAAGCAAAAATCGGCATGGGCTTGGAAGCCGATTGGTCACTGGTCGAACCGCTCCGCTCCAAGTACACCAGACGCCGCCGTTCAATAGATCTTGCAGATGACGCCAACGGCGAGCTTCGGGATACAGTACCCCCCCTTCGTTCTTTTGACAGCGGGGATAGTGACTCTGATGGCCGTCGTCGTCCGCAATCAGCTCCTATTGTTCGTCGAGCTCGTTCTCGATCCAACTCTCGCTCTGGACCTGGTCAGATGCCAAAGCGCACACTCTCCTTACACAACTCGATTGCCATGCACCATATAGACCCCTTGCAAGCCCGCCACCATCCGCGTCGAACATACCTTGCACCTGATGGCCTAACGAGAGTGGATCCAGTCAGGCATGTCGAGCTTATGATCGCATTTGGTAAAAAGCAGGAAAAAGAAGTCGGCAAGGAGAAGGACGATATGGCCAAACaaatggagaagatgattgGACAAATTGAAGCGATGATCAGgcagaaggaagaggttAGACACTGGGTGGCGGATGTCCTTGAAAGA GCAAAGACACAGCTTGAAAGGCTTCGGGTCCAGGAAAATTCATTCTTAGACCTTGTCCACTTTGCTCGACAGCGTGACCAACTGGTCGACAGTACTACAAAAGCCTTGGGCTTCACCATACGGGTGGCCTGGTACGTTTTTCAGTGGATCAAGCTCCCCTGCAAGATTATCAAAATACTTTTCCACCCGATATGGTTTATCGCTACTCTCATCTTCTCGGTCTTACGCCTGCCGTGGATGGCTTTGAAATTGGTGGTTGGAAACGACAGTCTAAATGCGGCTGATGCAGCTTCAGAGGATCTCGCAGTCGGTCGCCAACGAAGACGGAGGGCAATATCGATATTGTGGCTAACGGGATGCGCTCTATCATGTGTGATTGCTGTGTTTTTTTGGTACTACGGTACAGATGGCTGA
- a CDS encoding uncharacterized protein (Similar to TIGR gene model, INSD accession AAW43533.1), with the protein MYCALATLSLFALAVAAGPHHRRLDDHRRHYARMPLSGAYTTPPLPQNRYVETPTKRDECTHGDWNCAGSELERCNWGDWIVIQNCTGDNIVCSTQQDAVGCVWTWFVDSSTTSQDTRATLSATTSLVFDASSAVSASDVSATASDEPSGTTSTSSLYATATTTTTSDNDNQVDDGDDDDDCEDETLPSIPSTTSHDPTITSSTTFSISSAQETSQIGDGLWAGHKSQTTQWVGNGASTASITGPNASVSYAAATAGSTTAKSSSNSAPTLMSEWSAPHYVIYADSWLSTMPDVSELGYFNRFILAFWEATAGAVDDVQAWASWDTSYRNQVIEEYHDAGIAIMVAAFGSTDLPTTSGKDAKQVAQELASFVKAYNLDGVDIDYEDMSAMNSAQAVAWIVEFQKELRNLLPLPYIISHAPVAPWFTSANDYADGSYVSIHQQVGDTIDFYNVQFYNQGADQYVTCETLLTNSGSEWPSTSVFEINSYTGVPLDKIVIGKPLGANSASNGYMSASDLQVCVGEAKEKGWNAGIMFWQWSDEAPSVMATARGCA; encoded by the exons ATGTACTGCGCCCTAGCAACGCTTTCTCTTTTTGCTCTTGCCGTAGCGGCTGGCCCGCACCACAGGCGTCTCGACGACCACCGACGACATTATGCCCGTATGCCGCTCTCTGGCGCATACACGACACCCCCTTTGCCTCAAAACCGTTACGTAGAGACCCCAACCAAGCGTGATGAATGCACACATGGGGACTGGAACTGTGCTGGCTCGGAACTTGAAA GGTGTAACTGGGGCGACTGGATCGTTATTCAAAACTGCACAGGCGATAATATCGTTTGCTC TACACAACAAGATGCTGTTGGATGTGTATGGACCTGGTTTGTCGATAGCTCAACTACATCTCAAGATACTCGAGCCACTCTGTCAGCCACCACTTCATTGGTGTTTGATGCGAGCAGTGCTGTCAGTGCATCCGACGTCTCGGCAACAGCATCTGATGAGCCGAGCGGTACGACCTCGACCTCTTCTCTTTACGCCACTGCCACCACCACTACGACGTCTGACAACGATAACCAAGTCGATGACGGCgatgatgacgacgatTGCGAGGACGAAACTTTGCCTTCCATCCCATCTACTACCTCTCATGACCCCACTATTACGTCTTCCACCACCTTTTCCATATCTAGTGCGCAAGAAACTTCCCAAATTGGCGACGGGCTTTGGGCTGGCCACAAAAGTCAAACAACGCAATGGGTTGGCAACGGTGCAAGTACCGCTTCGATAACAGGTCCCAACGCTTCTGTTTCTTACGCTGCCGCCACTGCCGGCTCTACCACCGCCAAGTCGTCAAGTAATTCCGCGCCTACTCTGATGAGCGAATGGTCAGCCCCGCACTATGTCATCTATGCCGACAGCTGGCTCAGCACCATGCCCGACGTCTCTGAGCTCGGTTATTTCAACCGCTTCATTTTGGCTTTCTGGGAAGCGACTGCCGGAGCTGTTGACGATGTCCAAGCGTGGGCAAGCTGGGATACAAGTTACCGCAACCAGGTGATTGAAGAGTATCATGATGCCGGTATCGCTATTATGGTTGCTGCCTTTGGGTCGACCGACTTGCCGACGACAAGTGGGAAGGATGCCAAGCAAGTGGCACAGGAATTGGCGAGTTTTGTAAAGGCGTATAACCTGGATGGCGTTGATATCGATTACGAGG ACATGTCGGCAATGAATAGTGCGCAAGCAGTCGCTTGGATCGTTGAATTCCAGAAAGAGCTTCGAAACCTCCTTCCTTTGCCATACATCATCTCCCATGCGCCTGTTGCGCCCTGGTTCACGTCAGCCAATGATTATGCTGACGGCTCCTATGTGTCTATACACCAGCAGGTTGGTGACACGATTGATTTTTACAATGTGCAGTTTTACAACCAGGGTGCGGATCAGTATGTCACCTGTGAG ACGCTTCTCACTAATTCTGGGAGCGAATGGCCTTCAACTTCTGTATTTGAAATCAATTCCTACACCGGCGTGCCCCTGGATAAGATTGTCATTGGCAAGCCATTGGGTGCCAACTCTGCTTCCAACGG GTATATGAGCGCTTCTGATCTTCAAGTGTGTGTCGGAGAGGCGAAAGAAAAGGGCTGGAATGCAGGTATCATGTTCTGGCAATGGAGTGAT GAGGCTCCCTCTGTGATGGCTACAGCCCGAGGATGCGCATAG